Part of the Quercus robur chromosome 5, dhQueRobu3.1, whole genome shotgun sequence genome, aaagttatcatcagGCAAACATCATAGtttgaaactctttaaaaaaataaattacttttttttttaattttttggcataTTTATAGCAGCAGCAACATCATATCTAGAAATTGTTACGAAAGTGTCGtaataattttcaaactcaaCGAGAATTGAGTAAAGTTAGGCAGTTATTGAAACCGAACTGGACTCAAAACCAAGAGTTGAAGCCCAGATATTGAAAAGGCCTGGACCCAGATGAGAGTCCAACAGATCTGCTTCAGCTTCACTTTTCggtctctatctttttctttttaattgaagTGGCGTGTCTGTCCTCTGTCGTGaccaaaaatacccaaaaaaaaaaaaaaaacatatagcattttataattattgaaggGAAGGGATTAAGATTATTTGGTTTTTGCTTCTTCCCGAGTTTCCAAACTCCGAAGTCGTACGTAGATTCCTAAACACAACACAAACTCAATCTGAACTTTGTTTTGTGTTGGCTTTTTGGTTTTCTATGTGAATAAACGATTAACAATAAAACCCACCCATCTATCTAATTCAATTCTAAATCCCAAAATCACAATCGTTATTATTAGAAGATTTCagtttcagaaatttttttctcaggTAACCACTCCTTTTCTTcctaaattttctctcttttcttatatattatgggattttattttattttatttatgttaatGTTTGGTTTTGAATTATGGGGTCATTAAATTATGTGCCTGCTTGTAATAACTTGGGATTgccttttttgcttttcttgttTTATTATGTCTTTGAATTGGATGATTTTAATGGATAATTAAAATCAGTTTCTCTGGCAATTGTTATGACGCTTTCAGATCctaatcacaattttttttttttctgggttctatttagtttaattttatgttaataaaaattagtaTATGTATATCAGATCTCTGCGAGTTTTGAGGAATTAGTGTTATTTGGGAACCTAGGAAAGTGAGCTCAAGGGATTAAGGTGTGGGCTTTGTGTTTCTCAATGAATCCCAGGTAGTGGTCACGGTAAATACTGCTCGATTGGTGTATGACTGAGTTTATCTATGTATGTATATAATGGTAAATTTCGAAGGGCAGGCTTTGCTGTTGGTGGAGTTACTGAGAGGATGTTGCAAGGCAATTTAATTGGTTAGCTAGTAGAAAAATGCTACAAACCGTGACGTTTGTGGCCGCCCCAGATGAAGAATATGTTGGACTTCTAATgtatctatcaaaaaagaatTTAGTAGGGCATTGCCAATGCCCAATATTCATGCtgtagaattttttatttttttgataggtataGAAAGTTTATGTTCACGATGTTGAACAAATTGTACTTGAGCAAATTGTTCATGCCATAGAATATTTATGCAGTCATTGACTCATTGTCAAGGGTGTAAGTCATTCATATTCTTACTCAGAGTCTTAAGTATTCTCCTGGAAGTCGAGAAAACGGGTGTTTTGagtctaaaagaaaaaaagtagagTTGGGTTTTTCTATGTAACTTTAGAATTTGGTAATTGGTTGGCCTTACTAGAGACATAAAGATTATAGGTTAACACATGGCTAAATGTTTGGTAACTGGTTGAGAATAGATGTCATTAATTCTACTACTTTGGTCTATGAAGTGTTTGGATATACAAGTTGAAGTTGCTAAATGACAAGGCCATAAACAACATGGGTTAACATGGCTAAATGTTGAAAAAGAATGACTTTAGAATTTAGATTGAGTTTGATGGGAAACATTTCATTTAAGTCAACCCGTCTTGTTGGGGCTAAGGCTTTTTTAAGTTAAGGTGCTCCCACCAAGATAGGGAAAGAAGAAGTTATTCAGAGTGCACAATTTTGGAAATTGAAGTTGTTAAATAAGAATGAGAGGAATTTGTACTATTTGGAGTTCTGGCTTATACTAGTGGATGTAATTTGttgtgtggattttttttttattggtaagttacgcTCTCCCAGTGGTCTTAAGCCCACGATCTCACCCTCTATCCCATTATCATGGGAAGAGGAAGTGCTAGGTGAGCTACAGCTCATTGTCATTATGTggaacaatttattttccatacATTCATTCTCCTATTCTTGGTATAGATTCTTACCTAAGATAGTTGAACCTGACcgatttaatttaatatttatagtaTGACAACCTTGAGAACACATatttttactagttttaatGTATACTTTTTccagttttaaaaattatggaTTTGCTTCCATATGTTATTTGCATATAATCTAGTTCTCTTGGCTtctttttggaaattatttCTAATTTTACCTCTGGATTGCAGATAAAGACTAAAATTTGGGTTGCTTCTATGAGCCGATCCCATTATTGTACGACGCTTCATGACTAGGTAATGAAGGGtttctgtgagagagctgttgcTTCAAAATGTTCTTCTAAAAGTTTAACTGATAACTCAAATAGTAGTACACCGCCTGTTTGTTCAGACCCAGAATCCAGTGATAGTAAGTTCACTAAGGCCTCCGTATGGTCAAATTTCGTTTCATCTGCTCTCTCAATCTTTGAAACACATAGTGAGGCGTTACCTTGTGAAAACAAGGCAGTTCTTAGTGGTTCATCAGCTGGTGAAAAGAAAGCAGCTCATGCTAAACAGAATGGGTGGACAGCAGCTGTAAGAAAAGCTGTGGCTAGTGGCTCAATGAGGAGAATTCAGGAGCGTGTACTAGGGTTAAGTAGGACTGGCATCTCTAGCTCAACTAGTGACATATGGCTTTTAGGTGTGTGCTATAGAATGTCACAGGATGAGTCATCTGGAGATGCTGATACTAGCAATGGATTAGCCAGATTTGAACAAGATTTTTCATCACGAATTTTGACGACATATCGAAAAGGTTTGGTTAATAGAATATTATCCTTTTTTTGATGTATCTAGAAAGAAAGCTTGTGTAAATTGGAATCACTGGAATGAAACTACTAATCTCTGTTTTTCTACAGGTTTCGATGCTATTGGAGAATCAAAGTATACCAGTGATGTAAGCTGGGGTTGCATGCTTCGCAGCAGTCAGATGCTTGTTGCTCAGGTATGGTTCTgctttattttttccttattcaGGTTAATTAGCCATGATATTGTTACTTGTTATAATAATGccttttgttaaataaataaataaataaaaataaaataaaaaattctagttGGTCTATATGACTGGTTTTAATCTGTGCAGGCATTGGTTTTTCATCGATTAGGGAGATCCTGGAGAAAACCTCTGCAAAAGGTGAGGTGAATGGTATAGAAATGTGATACTCACAAATCAATTTTAGTTGCCTAGTATGTATCTTATTTATGGTTTCTTTTGTATCATATGCAGCCATTCAATCAAGAATATATTGAGATTCTTCACTTTTTTGGTGATTCTGAGGCATCGCCTTTCTCTATCCACAATCTTCTTTTAGCTGGAAAGGCTTATAACCTTGCTGCTGGGTCATGGGTGGGCCCTTATGCCATGTGTCGCACATGGGAAACTCTGGCCAGATGTAAAAGGGAGTCAACTGACCTTGAGAACCAGCAACTTCCCATGGCTGTTTATGTTGTTTCTGGAGATGAAGATGGGGAGCGAGGTGGAGCTCCAGTTCTTTGCATCGAAGATGCCTCAAGACATTGTTTTGAGTTTTCAAGAGGTCAAGTTGATTGGACGCCCATTCTTTTATTGGTTCCTTTGGTTCTTGGACTTGAAAAGGTCAATCCCAGGTTCGTAAAGTTACAGAATTTTGTACTTAATACTCCTTATCTTCAATCTAGGTTGTCCTGGGAAGTTGTAGAATCTACTTCAGCATAGCTATTTCAAGCTGTGGTATAGTAGTAATTAGTTATGGTTGAGCTGGGATTTTATAGCCACTTGGTTCCTTATATTGCAAGCCATGAGGATGCATTTATTAGCTCCTCTATATCTTGAAACTTTGGTTGTTACTTCTTTACTTGAttgatatttttgttatttgatatgCATTTTAGGTTATTTTAGTTATGAGCTTCAAGATTGTGTTCCTACAAGGCTTTGCTTTTCACCATTTTTGCATACCACTGCCAAAAGGCTTGAACTGCAACTGTATTATTTAGTGTATACATCAGATAATATACTTTTTTCCAGGAACTTAGGAAGACTTCTGCAGTTTCTTCATGACCATAAATTGTTTCACCCTTCAGGGATGAATGCCCTTGGATTACTTAGCAATTGGTTCTAGCAAGTGGGGTTAGTTGCCTGTAGATTTTACTGTCTAAAGGGAAACCATTTGCGTCCAAAGGGCTCTCTAGaatatttaggaaaaaaaatggacaattggAGATTCCAAGGAACACCTAGTATCCCTTATGACTTTGCTTTTCACCATTTTTGCATACCTCTGCCAAAAGGCTTGAACTGCAACTATATTATTTAGTGTATACATCAGATAATATACTTTTTTCCAGGAACTTAGGAAGACTTCTGCAGTTTCTTCATGACCATAAATTGTTTCACCCTTTGGGGATGAATGCCCCTGGATTACTTAGCAATTGGTTCTGGTAAGTGGGGTCAATTGCCTATAGATTTTACTGTCTAAAGGGAAACCATTTGTGTCCAAAGGGCTCTTTAGaatatttaggaaaaaaaatggacaattggAGATTCCAAGGAACACCTAGTATCCCTTATGgctatatatttttagttagtTAGTATTTTTAAgcatgttatatatattttagctatattttatgtttactTTAGGTATACTATATTACATCTGACTTGCCAAGAGCCTTATTGCTCAACTGCATGGCACATTCTGGTGTTTCCAATGAAAACTTCCAGGGTTCAAATCACCCCTCCTCCATTGTAACTATTGagttatcaaaaatatatactaACTCCTGGCCACCAAACTGATTTCTGTTGGTGGGTTTTCTTACGCCTGACAAAATACTCAACCGGTATTTGTAGAAGGCATGTCACCAAGGTATTTTGATAGTGGGTTTTCTTACATCTGACCATCAAACTGAGTTTTACCATCATTAAAGCCACAGCCGATCTGCCCATGTCTTGAAACTGCTCGCGCAATACTGGGATGAGTCAGGTTGAGTTGTGCAATGTTTTATCTGCCCTACACTTGGGTTTGTATAGTACTCTCTCCTCCCCATATTGTTAAGCTTACTTAGAAAATCTAACTTTTTAAGAGAACATCATTTAATGCATTGTCTTTTACTTAAAAAGGTACAAGTTCCCAAAACTAATATCCCTAATTTAAACTTTAGTGAAAGATTAAGAGGACTTCATTTTAAGACATCCCAACAATGGAATAGAAGACTAACAATTTGGGATagagggaatttttttttttttttttcaaggacatcatatgcacttttttttttttttttgggttttaggtaAAAAGTGGTTGGTTTTATGGGGAACACCTAGGTGGGCATATGCTAGGATGGGTGTTGTGGTTCATAAGCACATATTGTTAAGCTAAAGAGAAAATATAGAGTAGAATTGGCATGCTTTGGGTGAGATAAATAGGAGTTGTGCTCTTCAAAGTTATTTATAATGTTTGTTTGAGACATGAACACAACTCAGGATCCACACAAGACTGAACTTGGTGACATGCCTTCTACGGTTCTACCACTTGTTTTAGGGGAGAACAGATGCCATTTGGTCCAAAGACGATTGGGGTAACAATTAGTTCTTGAAGAAACATAAACTTGATTTGCCATATCTTCATTTCTCATGAACATGAGCAATCATTCAATGATGATCTCTTGTTTTACTAGTACTAGTATGTAACTCCGTGCATATGCACgaatacatttaaaaacaatcataattatatatatatatatatatatatatatatatatatatatataatttagaatctaattagatctagactcttttgtttttgcatttaataattttcttatcacaaaaattaaaaaattagatggaacACATGTgcaaaattgaactccaattaaaattcaatttagaatctaattgaatttagactcttttttttttttttttttttttttttttgcacataaTAATTCGCTTgaaacacatttaaaaattagatgagacacgtggcacaaaattagacttctatttagaatttaattggattttctcatagttttggctattaatatatatatatatatatatatataaacttgaattgtttttagttatacaaaaaaaGGCTCattaatataaaatcattcaaaagttatattttttatagtttgcttatattggactccttgttttttatactaaattaactcatttgacacaaaaatttaaaaacttagattagatgggacacatagcacaaaattaaactctaattaaaatataatttttacattgaattaactcacttggcacaaaaaattaaaaacttagattagatgggacacatggcataaaattagaatctaatttaattccaatttgaaatctaattggattttctctcagctttacctattattatatatatagattagtggGACCAGGAGATCTTTTCTAATCATGGCCTTTAGAATAAGTTTATACAGAAAATTCAACAGAGACATTGACTTGACAATAAGATCAGTGCACTTTAGAATCTACTGTATcctaactattttattttatttttataagtaattcTGTTTTCTACCATATATGTTAATTGCTGAATGTTTCTTATATTCTTTCCAGGTATATTCCATCATTGAGGGCAACTTTTATGTTTCCACAAAGCCTTGGCATTGTGGGTGGGAAGCCAGGGGCTTCAACTTACATCATTGGTGTGCAAGATGAAAAGGCTTTCTTCCTTGATCCACATGACGTTCAACCAGTATGTAGCATAACTATAATTAATTACTTTCTATAAATACTTGTATATGTacaaattacatattttagattGATAAGAATATATTGAAAATAACACTtaccaaataataatttatgaaaaaacttaatgaaactaaaaataataaaagtagtgtTGATGTATTTTAAGTTGTAAGATACTACAGGAACGAGAGAGGCAGATTATTTGAAGCAACATGATGGCCTTTTATTGTGGAGAATATGGTCCTAGAAAGAGCTCAATTGagaaaaatgattattattttagaaCTTGGGATTTACTGTATCATTGGGTTTCCACAGCCCCAACTTCTTTGTCAgttgtgctttttttttcctaaatcatttttaatatcatggccaatgagctctagctctcAACTAGAACTACCTCTCCTTGTGAGAGTAAGGTAGAGGGTGAGGTTGTGCCCTTGTGGGTTCAAGATCCACCAgatgcatgtgtaacttaccttgggaaaaatatatatatgtatatttctCACCACCTCTTCTCTTCTTACATCTAAGTGCCAGTATGTCTGTCTTGATATGCAGGAAATATGCTTAATATACTGGCGATCTACTTTCTAGGATGGATATTAATTGTAATGTAGTTGTGGTTGCATTCACGACTGACtagtgtgtttttatttttgttatcagGTAGTTAGTATTGGTAGAAACGATCTAGAGGCCGATACTTCATCTTACCACTGCAAGTAAGATTATGAGACTTTATTCACTTGAGTATTTTCTGCTCTTggtttcttctttattttgctctctaattctctctctctttctctcagtATCATACGACACATATCATTAGACTCAATTGATTCATCCTTAGCATTTGGATTTTATTGCCGAGACAAAGGTTTGCTGATTGGGCCTGATTGAATTTCATGGTTCTGCCTATTATATAGTTTAGGGAAAATCTTTTATTGACTTTGGTTTTCTGTGTTTTTCTTGGTTGACAGatgattttgatgatttttgtcTTCGGGCTTCCAAGCTGGCAGATGAGTCAAATGGTGCTCCATTATTTACT contains:
- the LOC126726166 gene encoding cysteine protease ATG4-like, with protein sequence MKGFCERAVASKCSSKSLTDNSNSSTPPVCSDPESSDSKFTKASVWSNFVSSALSIFETHSEALPCENKAVLSGSSAGEKKAAHAKQNGWTAAVRKAVASGSMRRIQERVLGLSRTGISSSTSDIWLLGVCYRMSQDESSGDADTSNGLARFEQDFSSRILTTYRKGFDAIGESKYTSDVSWGCMLRSSQMLVAQALVFHRLGRSWRKPLQKPFNQEYIEILHFFGDSEASPFSIHNLLLAGKAYNLAAGSWVGPYAMCRTWETLARCKRESTDLENQQLPMAVYVVSGDEDGERGGAPVLCIEDASRHCFEFSRGQVDWTPILLLVPLVLGLEKVNPRYIPSLRATFMFPQSLGIVGGKPGASTYIIGVQDEKAFFLDPHDVQPVVSIGRNDLEADTSSYHCNIIRHISLDSIDSSLAFGFYCRDKDDFDDFCLRASKLADESNGAPLFTVAQKHNLSKPVSHPEVSVDTDGVQKDESFGLEPIGDAEGHSHEDEWQLL